The following proteins come from a genomic window of Montipora foliosa isolate CH-2021 chromosome 2, ASM3666993v2, whole genome shotgun sequence:
- the LOC137989741 gene encoding uncharacterized protein, translated as MPESVPGTVGVFPRTDVYNKEPGKKKRGKGKTGSSRSKCKTCGQESPSGKKARVYWVSCEDCECWFHNVCVGLPENKEPIQERWYCPGCDAS; from the exons ATGCCAGAATCAGTGCCAGGGACTGTTGGTGTCTTCCCAAGAACAGACG TTTATAACAAGGAACCAGGTAAGAAGAAAAgaggaaaagggaaaacaggATCCAGCAGATCTAAATGTAAAACATGTGGCCAGGAAAGCCCTTCTGGGAAGAAAGCCAGGGTGTACTGGGTCTCCTGTGAAGACTGTGAATGCTGGTTTCACAA TGTCTGTGTTGGACTGCCAGAGAACAAAGAACCAATCCAGGAACGATGGTATTGCCCTGGATGTGATGCCTCCTAG